A region of Candidatus Liberimonas magnetica DNA encodes the following proteins:
- a CDS encoding glycosyltransferase family 2 protein: MAKALIIITSTTNKEKEIEYDIDLIGTFIGKERTVIYFKDYNVIDLKKLLVENEYEYIIIFYSSIFDNFDRLQMIRSLAIKSKLVMYCPDISLMRTAQGLEDEINENNDLKGWYVLGERVQSNIYRQSDLIVTKGSSDKEILKREIDNIEIIEINELTQEKLDNLSKKRIKVSIIMLTFNQCKLTQKCVESIKKYTGSEYELIVVDNGSEDDTKEYLEQLQSSDPGVKVIINKTNIGFARGNNQGIQIAKSAYILLLNNDVILTDNWLERLLMCAQSDPCIGVVGPCTNNAVGQQVVAYDGSANNLEIQKYAHLESMKNAGAWFSVHRIIGFCMLIKKEVIEKVGMLDERFGPGGYEDYDFCLRVKQARYKIMVANDVFIYHIGGQGYSNNNLDYDKLRCQNVNLFVEKWVKKALEIIERIPDKA, translated from the coding sequence ATGGCTAAAGCACTAATAATAATAACATCTACTACCAACAAAGAAAAGGAAATAGAATACGATATAGATTTAATAGGGACATTTATCGGTAAAGAAAGAACAGTTATATATTTTAAAGACTATAATGTAATAGATTTGAAGAAGTTATTGGTAGAGAATGAATATGAATATATAATAATATTTTATAGTTCTATATTTGATAATTTTGACAGGCTACAGATGATAAGGTCTCTTGCGATAAAAAGCAAGCTGGTAATGTACTGCCCTGATATATCTTTAATGAGGACAGCGCAGGGTCTAGAGGATGAAATAAATGAGAACAACGATTTAAAGGGGTGGTATGTTTTAGGCGAGAGGGTGCAGTCTAACATCTATAGGCAGTCAGATTTGATAGTGACAAAGGGTTCAAGCGATAAGGAAATATTAAAAAGGGAGATAGATAACATAGAGATAATAGAAATAAACGAGTTAACGCAGGAAAAGCTAGATAATTTAAGTAAAAAGAGGATAAAAGTCAGCATAATAATGTTGACTTTCAATCAATGCAAATTAACACAAAAGTGTGTTGAATCGATAAAAAAGTATACAGGTTCGGAGTATGAGCTGATAGTAGTAGATAATGGGTCGGAAGACGATACAAAGGAATATTTGGAACAATTGCAATCAAGCGATCCGGGTGTGAAAGTAATAATAAATAAGACGAATATTGGTTTTGCGAGGGGTAATAATCAAGGAATACAGATAGCGAAGAGCGCTTATATACTTCTTTTGAATAATGATGTTATATTGACAGATAATTGGCTGGAGAGGCTGCTTATGTGCGCACAGAGCGACCCGTGTATAGGAGTGGTAGGCCCGTGTACTAATAATGCGGTCGGCCAACAGGTAGTAGCCTATGACGGGAGTGCGAATAATTTAGAGATTCAGAAATATGCCCATTTGGAAAGCATGAAGAATGCAGGGGCTTGGTTTTCAGTGCACAGGATAATAGGTTTTTGTATGTTGATAAAAAAAGAAGTAATTGAGAAAGTGGGGATGCTGGATGAAAGGTTTGGTCCGGGTGGGTATGAGGATTATGATTTTTGTTTAAGAGTAAAGCAGGCAAGGTATAAAATAATGGTAGCAAACGATGTTTTTATTTATCATATCGGGGGCCAGGGGTATTCAAATAACAATCTGGATTATGATAAATTAAGGTGTCAGAACGTTAATTTATTTGTTGAGAAATGGGTAAAAAAAGCATTAGAAATAATTGAAAGAATACCGGATAAAGCATAA
- a CDS encoding RidA family protein: protein MKERIALKSLHAPFFLNDPINYGSSFSRGIKFRVCDTQFLFMSGTASVDKNGKTHCPNNFKKQLERVYKNLTALLKSENADWHDVIMTRCYLKDMKYYKLFNKLRTRYYRKLKLHPFPASIAIQATLCRPDLLVEIEVTAAYKFKK from the coding sequence ATGAAAGAAAGAATTGCTCTTAAGAGCCTGCATGCACCCTTCTTTTTAAATGACCCTATTAACTACGGCAGTTCATTTTCAAGAGGTATAAAATTCCGTGTTTGTGACACGCAGTTCTTATTTATGTCCGGCACCGCAAGTGTCGACAAAAATGGAAAAACACATTGTCCTAATAATTTCAAAAAACAGTTAGAAAGGGTGTACAAGAACCTTACTGCATTGTTGAAATCAGAAAATGCCGATTGGCATGACGTGATCATGACCAGGTGCTATCTCAAGGATATGAAATATTATAAATTATTTAATAAGTTAAGGACACGATATTATAGAAAACTTAAATTACACCCTTTTCCTGCCAGTATCGCTATCCAGGCAACTCTTTGCAGGCCTGATTTATTGGTAGAAATAGAAGTAACGGCAGCCTACAAATTTAAAAAATAA
- a CDS encoding PQQ-like beta-propeller repeat protein, with the protein MKKSILLLLLILCSQLALSGQNTVEADIPDKDNLLKAEEYLNSNTSLAYLKTRQNYFDLQNKDLLKLSGVIKNDKTLAELSQLIEGIIKEKENESIFNFVEEIFVNNLPASWNLPFYEGQKHDISLLSAQGFGLFFNNLKLNYKSQKLLQVDASLWVNEKIANTGAVLKKQQEFKNIPKIISRENIRPVIQTWSYAVKTTKTDFLYNSNAERQYIKKYAEGPVSPKFFKGAVIFRDEDRAFCLDALTGEEIWSIAAGIKKEEFYQTLRHPHHNTSSYDILIEDDILFAVLGGKLVATNLKDILKPKKLWEINLGEYTSATAPVKYKNNIIIGLINERAELWVCSFDINDAVLKWSTYIGISSCFSPPCNLFRVVDDKVIIGTNHKVLICLDPLNGGIFWIKGYTSRKYDLFEFWLNDQYLGRYFDKAFIDFDTQFINNSDNAIYYKPRESNYLYVIGLDGKTLDELLMDPDKYYLLTALKDKFVFLEKKPESQTAKLCVLSTDNKKILDLDIEGGELQGVVPLNKNEIFFKTGKTIHYLDIFDVLSHRVFISDNNDWLVNANNESLITYNEGKLKCGIYAKKVDGNNNTVRGLLSLRKDIIEGLQKAVDSNTGPSGEIIDEINEQTVSLKGITDFFISNLDRVNKKAWNKTCKKLSETFKDEIITFKETEMRFTNFLIDSGFLESGTDKNIGFIRANGSTQVESLRPEPGDFMSHVLTINGTQIGLSPLKVIKGTAFPDIFLAINYDQLLGVNNKGSILWERKSFCNINFPEKELETYLYDNIIILNDKVNIIAIDKNSGQYLWSKTNHETNKKQYFTNTFASKYTIDFADDRAIVLHNATIFSINPYTGYTYKALNIENIREIKSDGKFVYSISDAANSIILRTMNKELETVEEVEIDSSEKLQNNDQVKFAFLNDYIAIYRNSKLYLIDKTTKNINISPLRSGQVFIDGFPGNILYAIEPYKQLIKYDAGRADCLVWAYSLDKGKKIVNSDLGNCPYYIEKDRTLLPYYEDNKYYLISVNNDTGKELWRKLLGHTSGNYIHFSNFIEINKDIYFMVSSACNESVDQDKYPLFNVITRLYAADSDTGAIKLVNEFPFMGNYTGTQRNILLCTDKLLVATTNGNIIKIFKR; encoded by the coding sequence ATGAAAAAATCCATATTATTATTGTTGTTGATTTTATGCTCCCAGCTGGCATTATCCGGTCAAAACACGGTTGAAGCAGACATCCCAGACAAGGATAACCTGCTTAAGGCTGAAGAATATTTAAACTCAAATACCTCTTTAGCCTATTTAAAGACCAGGCAAAATTATTTTGACCTGCAAAATAAAGACCTGCTTAAGTTAAGCGGGGTAATAAAAAATGATAAGACCCTGGCAGAGTTGAGCCAGCTTATAGAAGGAATTATAAAAGAAAAAGAGAACGAATCGATATTTAATTTTGTAGAAGAGATTTTTGTAAACAACCTGCCTGCATCATGGAACCTGCCATTTTATGAAGGACAAAAGCACGATATATCTTTATTGTCTGCTCAAGGCTTCGGATTATTTTTCAATAATCTGAAGCTAAACTACAAATCTCAAAAGCTGCTGCAAGTCGATGCTTCATTGTGGGTCAATGAAAAAATAGCGAATACCGGTGCGGTTTTAAAAAAACAACAAGAGTTTAAAAATATCCCTAAAATAATAAGCCGGGAAAATATCAGACCCGTTATACAAACATGGTCTTATGCCGTAAAAACAACAAAAACCGATTTTCTCTACAACTCCAACGCAGAAAGACAATATATAAAAAAATATGCTGAAGGCCCTGTTTCCCCAAAGTTCTTTAAAGGTGCCGTAATATTCAGGGACGAAGACAGGGCGTTTTGCCTTGATGCTTTGACCGGTGAAGAAATATGGAGCATCGCAGCTGGCATAAAAAAAGAGGAGTTTTATCAGACATTAAGGCACCCGCACCACAATACTTCAAGCTATGACATTTTAATAGAAGATGACATATTATTTGCCGTGCTGGGAGGAAAATTAGTCGCAACAAACCTGAAAGATATCTTAAAGCCGAAAAAGCTCTGGGAAATAAATTTAGGTGAATACACCTCCGCTACGGCACCGGTCAAGTATAAGAATAACATTATTATCGGTTTAATAAATGAGAGGGCCGAATTGTGGGTATGCAGCTTTGATATTAATGATGCAGTTCTTAAATGGAGCACCTATATTGGCATTTCATCCTGCTTTTCACCGCCTTGCAATTTATTTCGGGTCGTAGATGATAAGGTGATAATAGGCACAAATCATAAGGTGCTTATTTGCTTAGACCCGTTAAACGGCGGGATTTTCTGGATAAAGGGATACACTTCTAGAAAATATGATTTATTCGAATTCTGGTTAAATGACCAGTACCTTGGCAGGTATTTTGACAAAGCTTTTATAGATTTTGATACTCAATTCATAAATAATTCTGATAATGCAATATATTATAAGCCGCGTGAATCAAACTATCTGTATGTCATCGGATTAGACGGTAAAACTCTTGACGAGCTTTTAATGGACCCAGATAAGTATTACTTGCTTACGGCTCTAAAGGATAAATTCGTATTTTTGGAGAAAAAACCCGAAAGTCAAACTGCAAAACTGTGTGTTTTAAGCACAGATAACAAAAAAATACTCGATCTGGACATAGAAGGCGGAGAATTACAGGGAGTAGTGCCTTTAAATAAAAATGAAATATTTTTTAAAACAGGAAAAACGATACACTATCTGGACATCTTTGATGTGTTATCTCATAGGGTATTCATCTCAGATAATAATGATTGGCTGGTCAATGCAAACAACGAGTCCCTTATTACCTACAATGAAGGAAAATTGAAATGCGGTATTTATGCAAAAAAAGTTGACGGAAATAACAATACTGTAAGGGGCCTGCTTAGTTTAAGAAAAGATATAATAGAAGGGCTTCAAAAAGCTGTTGATTCAAATACAGGGCCTTCCGGTGAGATTATTGATGAGATTAACGAACAAACCGTTTCTTTAAAAGGAATAACTGATTTTTTTATAAGTAATCTAGACAGAGTAAATAAAAAAGCCTGGAATAAAACCTGCAAAAAACTCTCAGAAACATTCAAGGATGAAATAATAACATTCAAGGAAACAGAGATGCGTTTTACTAATTTTTTGATCGATTCAGGTTTTCTTGAATCCGGAACAGATAAAAATATCGGATTTATCCGAGCAAATGGAAGCACACAAGTGGAGTCCCTCCGGCCGGAGCCGGGGGATTTCATGTCGCATGTATTAACAATAAATGGCACTCAAATAGGGCTTTCCCCATTAAAAGTTATCAAGGGTACTGCATTCCCAGATATTTTCCTTGCTATAAACTATGATCAATTATTAGGTGTTAATAATAAAGGCAGTATCTTGTGGGAAAGAAAATCTTTCTGCAATATTAATTTTCCTGAAAAGGAGCTCGAAACTTATCTTTATGATAATATAATCATACTAAATGACAAAGTAAATATAATAGCTATAGATAAAAACAGCGGGCAATATCTTTGGAGCAAGACCAACCATGAAACAAACAAAAAACAGTACTTTACAAATACTTTTGCTTCTAAATATACGATAGATTTTGCGGATGACAGGGCAATAGTCCTGCATAATGCAACAATTTTTAGCATAAACCCCTATACGGGATATACATACAAGGCGCTAAATATTGAAAATATAAGAGAAATAAAAAGCGATGGAAAGTTTGTATATTCAATAAGTGATGCAGCTAATAGTATCATATTAAGAACAATGAACAAAGAACTCGAAACCGTTGAAGAAGTAGAAATTGATTCCTCTGAAAAGCTGCAAAATAACGACCAGGTTAAATTTGCATTTTTGAATGACTATATTGCTATTTACAGGAATTCTAAATTATATCTGATTGACAAAACAACAAAAAATATAAACATATCTCCTCTTAGAAGCGGTCAGGTTTTTATTGACGGATTTCCTGGGAATATATTGTATGCCATTGAGCCTTATAAACAGCTGATAAAATATGATGCGGGCCGGGCGGACTGTCTCGTCTGGGCTTATTCTCTTGATAAAGGTAAAAAAATTGTAAATAGCGACCTGGGGAACTGCCCTTATTACATTGAAAAAGACCGTACCCTACTTCCTTATTATGAAGATAATAAATATTATCTTATATCGGTCAATAATGACACAGGAAAAGAACTATGGCGGAAGCTCCTTGGACACACCTCTGGGAACTACATACATTTTTCTAATTTTATAGAGATAAATAAGGATATATATTTTATGGTTTCTTCAGCCTGCAATGAAAGTGTGGACCAGGACAAGTATCCGCTGTTTAACGTTATAACACGCCTGTACGCTGCTGATTCAGATACCGGCGCAATAAAACTGGTGAATGAATTTCCGTTCATGGGCAATTATACAGGTACCCAAAGAAATATTTTATTATGTACTGATAAACTATTAGTAGCAACAACAAACGGAAACATTATAAAAATATTTAAAAGGTAA
- a CDS encoding glycosyltransferase family 4 protein has protein sequence MKKLLVISPKIPRPDSGAGEYRVDQLCRKYSKWLNVFLLPLQFEWDSVNYINSLKKENINLIFPGHKGIYDFQGLINKYKFEYALFEWFYTLMPFNNYLSCFKKIIVDTHELYYKKLEKKSKVLANERIELAPIRSNELEIYSKADTLITLTREESVELARIFPNKKIITIPIWMDKHKEFEYLPFKNRRDIAYLGLMSRDVNLDAVGYFIDEIFPMVKIGVPDIKFHLAGVNSSIFKNIEKYKKRKDIVIDGEVEDICSYLNKFRVFVCPMRFGAGQKKKILDAVVSGCPVVTSSVGLEGYSLTDGKEILLSDTKKDFAAKVIYLYKNENIWNNISQNALKKVMKLNLYNNNEMYYEKLLKKTVF, from the coding sequence ATGAAAAAACTTTTAGTAATATCGCCAAAAATACCCCGCCCTGATTCCGGAGCCGGAGAATACAGGGTTGACCAGCTTTGCAGAAAATATTCTAAGTGGTTAAACGTATTCTTATTGCCTTTGCAATTCGAGTGGGATTCTGTAAATTATATAAACAGTTTGAAAAAAGAGAATATCAACCTGATCTTTCCAGGCCATAAAGGCATATATGACTTTCAAGGGCTCATAAATAAATACAAATTTGAATATGCCTTATTTGAATGGTTCTACACTTTAATGCCTTTTAACAATTATTTGTCCTGCTTTAAGAAAATAATCGTTGATACGCATGAACTTTATTACAAAAAATTGGAAAAGAAATCTAAAGTTCTGGCTAACGAAAGGATAGAACTGGCACCGATAAGATCAAATGAGCTTGAGATCTACTCTAAAGCAGATACCTTGATAACATTAACGCGCGAAGAATCTGTGGAATTAGCCCGGATATTCCCCAATAAGAAAATTATCACGATCCCTATCTGGATGGATAAACACAAGGAATTTGAATACCTGCCATTTAAAAACAGGAGGGATATTGCCTATCTTGGGCTTATGTCCAGGGATGTAAACCTTGATGCGGTAGGATATTTCATAGATGAAATATTCCCTATGGTGAAAATTGGAGTACCGGATATCAAATTCCATTTGGCGGGGGTTAATTCTTCTATTTTTAAGAATATCGAAAAATACAAAAAAAGGAAGGATATAGTAATTGATGGCGAAGTAGAAGACATTTGTTCTTATTTAAATAAATTCAGAGTTTTCGTTTGTCCGATGAGATTCGGTGCAGGCCAAAAGAAAAAAATCCTGGATGCTGTAGTATCCGGCTGTCCCGTAGTAACGAGCTCGGTTGGCCTTGAAGGATACAGCCTCACTGATGGCAAAGAAATACTTCTATCAGATACCAAAAAAGATTTTGCAGCAAAAGTCATTTATCTATATAAAAATGAAAATATCTGGAACAATATTTCCCAAAATGCATTAAAAAAAGTTATGAAATTGAATTTATATAATAATAATGAGATGTACTATGAAAAACTATTAAAAAAAACCGTATTCTGA
- a CDS encoding PqqD family peptide modification chaperone has translation MINNISISPKVSIIIPVYNEEASLPMCLDSLMDINYPKECLEIIVIDNNSTDSSSSIIKSYPVIYVFKEKKGHSFARNKGLKIATGEIIAFTDADCVVDKNWVISFVNEFKMCSAACCGGKSLPLKKNNWLSDNFYDFKRKYNESKSFKNSSIENYFDEPLFPTCNLACQKEVLDKIGYFDENILANEDTDLVWRINLSGYQLKYVDSALVYHFHQDNIINTTKLIARYIYWQHIVMRKYKNIMNLSFNWPSIILTILKSSYFALKSMLTGKISAFSFNLFHVFFLLMLMLTKIYEIAELKTGKNMTFAPLNFVPASILWRWGFDGNIKIFDLNNRTGYNLSEIASKVWVLFINNTRIDEIINILQEDYDIDTNEIKKDVYDLILDFKNNHLIPNLIK, from the coding sequence ATGATAAACAACATATCAATTTCACCTAAAGTCAGCATCATAATCCCGGTTTATAATGAAGAAGCTTCGTTGCCCATGTGTCTTGATTCCTTAATGGATATTAATTATCCAAAAGAATGCCTTGAAATTATTGTCATAGATAATAATTCAACCGATTCGAGTTCTTCAATTATAAAATCCTATCCCGTAATATATGTTTTTAAGGAAAAGAAAGGCCATAGTTTTGCAAGAAATAAAGGGTTAAAAATCGCGACCGGAGAGATAATCGCATTTACCGATGCAGACTGCGTAGTAGACAAAAACTGGGTTATATCATTTGTGAATGAATTTAAAATGTGCAGTGCAGCTTGCTGCGGCGGGAAATCATTGCCGCTGAAAAAAAACAACTGGCTGTCCGACAATTTCTATGATTTTAAAAGAAAATACAATGAATCGAAGAGTTTCAAGAATTCTTCTATAGAAAACTATTTTGATGAACCTTTATTCCCCACTTGTAACCTGGCATGCCAGAAAGAAGTGCTGGACAAGATCGGGTATTTCGATGAAAATATATTAGCTAATGAAGATACGGATTTAGTGTGGCGGATCAATTTGTCTGGTTATCAGCTAAAATACGTTGATTCTGCTTTGGTTTACCATTTTCATCAAGACAACATAATTAATACTACAAAATTAATTGCCAGATATATATACTGGCAGCATATAGTAATGAGAAAATATAAAAATATAATGAATTTGTCATTTAATTGGCCAAGTATTATTTTAACTATTCTAAAAAGCTCATATTTTGCCTTAAAGAGTATGCTTACAGGGAAGATAAGCGCATTCTCTTTCAATCTTTTCCATGTTTTCTTTTTACTTATGTTGATGCTGACAAAGATTTATGAAATTGCTGAACTAAAGACAGGCAAAAATATGACTTTTGCCCCTTTAAATTTTGTTCCGGCAAGTATTCTGTGGAGATGGGGATTTGACGGGAACATAAAAATATTTGATTTGAATAATAGAACAGGCTATAACCTGTCTGAAATCGCTTCAAAAGTGTGGGTATTATTTATAAATAATACCAGGATAGATGAAATTATCAATATTTTGCAGGAAGATTATGATATAGATACAAATGAAATAAAAAAGGATGTTTATGATTTAATTCTCGATTTCAAAAATAACCATCTTATTCCAAATTTAATAAAATGA
- a CDS encoding glycosyltransferase family 2 protein yields the protein MKEKLLVIGSPDKKHQPLDWLSKHYELYFIYHSKDSFSQDTSELFLNKLGVHIVKNTRSDLLPLQELFSNHKFKAVLIFEKNCIYLKKLIRIIRVYSNYIKIAVLSHNIFPAFYKNSRHIEDFIEELKAYKLSCYALADCVFAGTKKEVKALKDVSNKINASLILKNKLIHFIDGSRQPDASRIKELTSIIIPCFNQLFYTKKCLESIRQNTNLPYEIITIDNGSKDRTPEYLDSYPNIKLITNKTNLGFAPACNQGIKAAKGSFLIILNNDTIVTPGWLERLITCAQSDRSIGLVGPCTNITHGFQKVQSIHFTNLKELYRWSNIFCINNYGNWYNVLWLNAFCILIKRELINKIGLFDENFTRGGYEDYDYCIRARKLKYKLFCCNDSFVYHYGTKSYSKKDNFNNLVKNSKVFLKKWGIDYFEYLRDTVWHSFSNIK from the coding sequence ATGAAAGAGAAATTATTAGTTATTGGTTCCCCTGATAAAAAGCACCAGCCTTTAGATTGGTTATCCAAACATTACGAATTATATTTTATTTATCATTCGAAGGATTCTTTTTCTCAGGACACCAGCGAACTTTTCCTTAATAAATTGGGTGTGCACATCGTAAAAAATACCCGGTCCGACCTATTGCCTTTGCAGGAGTTGTTTTCAAATCATAAGTTTAAAGCCGTTTTGATCTTCGAAAAGAACTGTATCTACCTGAAAAAGTTAATAAGAATTATTCGAGTATATTCAAACTATATAAAAATAGCGGTTTTATCACACAATATTTTTCCCGCCTTTTACAAGAACAGCCGTCATATAGAAGATTTCATAGAAGAACTGAAAGCATATAAACTGTCTTGTTATGCTTTGGCTGATTGTGTTTTTGCGGGCACAAAAAAAGAAGTTAAAGCGCTAAAAGATGTTTCTAACAAAATAAATGCCTCTCTAATATTAAAAAATAAATTAATTCATTTCATAGATGGTTCCCGCCAACCCGATGCATCCAGGATAAAAGAATTAACAAGTATTATTATTCCTTGCTTTAATCAATTGTTTTATACTAAAAAATGCCTGGAAAGTATCAGGCAAAATACTAATCTCCCGTACGAAATAATAACAATAGATAACGGATCAAAAGACCGAACACCGGAATACCTTGATTCTTATCCAAACATTAAACTTATAACCAATAAGACCAACCTGGGTTTTGCCCCAGCGTGTAATCAGGGGATAAAGGCCGCAAAAGGCAGCTTCCTAATAATATTAAATAATGACACGATCGTTACCCCCGGCTGGCTTGAACGGCTAATCACCTGCGCTCAAAGCGATAGATCCATAGGCCTTGTAGGCCCGTGCACTAATATTACTCATGGATTCCAAAAGGTCCAGAGCATTCACTTTACAAATTTGAAAGAATTATACCGTTGGTCAAATATATTTTGTATAAATAATTATGGAAATTGGTATAATGTACTCTGGTTAAACGCTTTTTGCATCTTAATAAAACGAGAACTAATTAATAAAATTGGTCTATTCGATGAAAATTTTACGCGCGGCGGGTATGAAGATTATGATTATTGCATCCGCGCGAGAAAACTAAAATACAAATTATTTTGCTGTAATGATTCTTTTGTTTATCATTACGGGACCAAGAGTTACTCAAAAAAAGATAACTTCAACAACCTTGTAAAAAATTCAAAGGTCTTTTTAAAAAAATGGGGCATCGATTATTTTGAATATCTGCGTGACACGGTCTGGCATAGTTTTTCTAATATCAAATGA
- a CDS encoding B12-binding domain-containing radical SAM protein has product MKVALTICPFFMCDEPPLSIYLLSSVLKKAGHDVIKFDLNKIFQLECNNIIKYFDSYFLKQLGNENNSLKFISENSSIISKYVDKILNTKARVIGFSIYEPTRVFSLDIARRIKEIDKNRIIVFGGLDCNIMSKSFIKEPFVDYVVAGEGDETFPELLTKIETSSDVSTCKGIWFKKRATPFFTGNRALVSDLGSLPYPDFDGILNLYKSNKKDALPIQASRGCTKQCIFCQLPYYQKKYRQMKPERIINEILNQSAKYKISLFSFVDSNLNNDIENLNRFCDLLAAYNMDLTLKNIKTKKKAKGPKNIYWSGYVTIGREITYELLRKLKISGCVCLTYSIQSGSKQVINDMKIPYSIQAAKCILKNAHDLGIFNHIDIIVGFPTETNKDFEETLRFVEDVGPFVTNLNVRFFAIRNGSFFCEHPEKHGITEKESHFFWRSQNNRNNFKERYERYKKLCKLASKFKIFIWPPETDAKLLFKEYDKNTLINMRNS; this is encoded by the coding sequence ATGAAAGTTGCCCTTACTATATGCCCATTCTTCATGTGTGATGAGCCTCCTTTATCTATTTACCTTCTTTCATCTGTACTTAAAAAGGCCGGCCATGATGTGATTAAATTCGATTTAAACAAGATCTTCCAGCTTGAATGCAATAATATTATTAAATACTTTGATTCATACTTTTTAAAGCAGCTGGGAAATGAAAACAACTCCCTAAAGTTTATCTCTGAAAACAGCAGTATTATTTCAAAATATGTTGATAAAATACTGAATACAAAAGCAAGGGTTATAGGTTTTTCAATTTATGAGCCGACTCGTGTTTTCAGCCTTGATATCGCGCGCAGGATTAAAGAGATCGACAAGAACAGAATCATTGTCTTTGGGGGCCTTGATTGCAATATTATGTCAAAATCCTTCATCAAGGAGCCTTTTGTAGATTATGTTGTGGCAGGAGAAGGCGATGAAACGTTCCCTGAGTTGCTCACAAAAATCGAAACAAGTTCCGATGTCAGCACGTGCAAGGGTATATGGTTTAAAAAAAGAGCAACTCCTTTCTTTACAGGTAACCGGGCTTTGGTTTCCGATCTAGGTTCACTGCCATACCCTGACTTTGACGGTATTTTAAATTTATACAAAAGTAATAAAAAGGATGCCCTGCCGATCCAGGCCAGCAGAGGGTGCACAAAACAGTGCATTTTTTGCCAACTTCCCTATTATCAGAAAAAATACAGGCAAATGAAACCGGAAAGGATAATTAACGAGATCCTTAACCAAAGTGCAAAGTATAAGATAAGTCTTTTTAGCTTTGTTGATTCCAATTTAAACAATGACATTGAGAACCTGAACCGCTTTTGCGATTTGTTGGCTGCTTATAATATGGATCTAACGCTAAAAAACATTAAAACTAAGAAGAAAGCTAAGGGCCCAAAAAATATATACTGGAGTGGCTATGTGACGATCGGCCGAGAAATAACTTACGAACTTTTAAGAAAGCTCAAAATATCAGGTTGTGTTTGCCTGACTTATAGTATTCAATCAGGCTCTAAGCAAGTAATTAATGATATGAAGATACCTTATTCCATACAAGCTGCAAAGTGTATTTTAAAAAACGCTCATGATTTAGGAATATTTAACCATATCGATATAATAGTCGGATTTCCTACGGAAACAAATAAGGATTTTGAGGAGACCTTGAGGTTCGTTGAGGATGTAGGGCCTTTTGTAACAAATCTGAACGTGCGGTTTTTCGCAATTCGAAACGGTTCGTTTTTTTGCGAACATCCCGAAAAACATGGAATTACAGAGAAAGAAAGCCATTTTTTTTGGCGATCCCAGAATAACAGAAACAATTTTAAAGAAAGATATGAAAGATATAAAAAACTATGCAAACTAGCAAGTAAATTTAAAATATTTATTTGGCCTCCTGAAACAGACGCTAAACTGCTTTTTAAAGAATATGATAAAAATACTTTAATAAATATGAGGAATTCATAG